From a region of the Streptomyces sp. B21-083 genome:
- the glpX gene encoding class II fructose-bisphosphatase, whose translation MTEHHHLPSELEVPSEAPDRNLALELVRVTEAAAMAAGRWVGRGDKNGADGAAVRAMRTLVSTVSMNGVVVIGEGEKDEAPMLFNGEQVGDGTGPECDIAVDPIDGTTLTANGMTNAIAVLAAADRGSMFDPSAVFYMDKLVTGPDAADFVDINAPVSVNIRRVAKAKRVTPEDVTVVILDRPRHVGIIKEIRETGARMKLISDGDVAGSILALREGTGVDLLLGIGGTPEGIISACAVKCLGGTIQGKLWPKDDQERQRAVDAGHDLDRVLTTDDLVSGENVFFVATGITDGELLRGVRYRSETATTESIVMRSKSGTVRQISSEHRLSKLRAYSAIDFDRAK comes from the coding sequence ATGACCGAGCATCATCATCTGCCGTCCGAACTCGAAGTCCCCTCCGAGGCTCCCGACCGCAACCTCGCCCTGGAACTCGTCCGGGTGACCGAGGCCGCCGCGATGGCCGCGGGCCGCTGGGTCGGCCGCGGTGACAAGAACGGCGCCGATGGTGCCGCGGTACGCGCCATGCGGACCCTCGTCTCGACCGTCTCGATGAACGGCGTCGTCGTCATCGGAGAGGGCGAGAAGGACGAGGCGCCCATGCTGTTCAACGGAGAGCAGGTCGGCGACGGGACCGGGCCCGAGTGCGACATCGCCGTCGACCCGATCGACGGTACGACCCTGACCGCCAACGGCATGACGAACGCCATCGCGGTCCTCGCGGCGGCCGACCGCGGGTCGATGTTCGACCCGTCCGCCGTGTTCTACATGGACAAGCTGGTCACCGGGCCGGACGCCGCCGACTTCGTCGACATCAACGCGCCCGTGTCCGTGAACATCCGCCGGGTCGCCAAGGCCAAGCGGGTCACGCCCGAGGACGTCACCGTCGTCATCCTCGACCGGCCGCGCCACGTCGGCATCATCAAGGAGATCCGGGAGACCGGCGCTCGTATGAAGCTGATCTCCGACGGCGATGTCGCCGGTTCGATCCTCGCCCTGCGCGAGGGCACCGGCGTCGATCTGCTGCTGGGCATCGGCGGCACGCCCGAGGGCATCATCTCGGCCTGCGCCGTGAAGTGCCTCGGCGGCACCATCCAGGGCAAGCTGTGGCCGAAGGACGACCAGGAGCGGCAGCGGGCGGTGGACGCGGGGCACGACCTCGACCGCGTGCTGACGACCGACGACCTGGTCTCCGGCGAGAACGTGTTCTTCGTCGCCACCGGGATCACCGACGGCGAGTTGCTGCGCGGGGTTCGTTATCGGTCGGAGACGGCGACGACGGAGTCGATCGTGATGCGGTCGAAGTCGGGGACGGTGCGGCAGATCTCGTCCGAGCATCGGCTCAGCAAGCTGCGGGCGTACAGCGCGATCGACTTCGACCGCGCCAAGTAG
- a CDS encoding WhiB family transcriptional regulator, which produces MLQPPHSSLQVAAVPPQRVPVRERDQDAPWHTEAVCRRDEAGLFFAPSKEPTAARLSREQAAKRVCGGCPVMVECREHALLQPEPYGVWGGLTAAERRVVLARRRRREIELNKAARGPIAAAG; this is translated from the coding sequence GTGCTGCAACCGCCGCATTCGTCCCTGCAGGTCGCTGCCGTTCCGCCCCAGCGGGTGCCAGTGCGAGAGAGGGACCAGGACGCCCCGTGGCACACCGAGGCGGTGTGCCGGCGCGACGAGGCGGGTCTCTTCTTCGCACCGTCCAAGGAACCGACCGCGGCCCGGCTGTCCCGGGAGCAGGCGGCCAAGCGGGTGTGCGGTGGCTGTCCGGTCATGGTCGAGTGCCGAGAACACGCGCTGCTGCAACCCGAGCCGTACGGCGTCTGGGGCGGCCTCACCGCCGCCGAACGCCGCGTGGTCCTGGCCAGGCGCCGACGCCGCGAAATAGAACTCAACAAGGCCGCCCGCGGCCCCATAGCCGCAGCGGGCTGA
- a CDS encoding DUF1707 SHOCT-like domain-containing protein: MDLQKHTEPRVGELRASDADRDRIADLLREALAEGRLTPDEHAERVEGVLSAKTVGELEVFVRDLPAGHQPHPSHQSHAPRAAAGWGYTPAPNHPTPGAIPLDPDDNVVAVFSSAVRKGRWRAGRRMHAYAIFGSVEIDLSEAMFEYQQVVIKAISVFGSVEIRVPENVSLRGTGGGVLGNFEVSTLDSGDPDAPVVYVDGLAILGNVEAKPKRGKMIENILDHVSRKVDRGLRKHLGH, translated from the coding sequence GTGGACCTTCAGAAGCACACCGAACCGCGCGTCGGCGAACTCCGCGCGTCGGACGCCGACCGTGACCGCATCGCGGACCTGCTGCGCGAGGCGCTGGCCGAGGGCCGCCTCACGCCCGACGAGCACGCCGAGCGCGTCGAGGGCGTCCTGAGCGCCAAGACGGTCGGCGAACTGGAGGTCTTCGTCCGGGACCTCCCCGCCGGCCACCAGCCCCACCCATCCCACCAGTCCCACGCACCCAGGGCCGCCGCCGGGTGGGGATACACCCCCGCCCCCAACCACCCCACCCCGGGCGCGATCCCGCTCGACCCGGACGACAACGTGGTGGCGGTCTTCAGCAGCGCCGTCCGCAAGGGCCGCTGGCGCGCGGGCCGCCGTATGCACGCGTACGCGATCTTCGGCAGCGTCGAGATCGACCTCAGCGAGGCGATGTTCGAGTACCAGCAGGTGGTGATCAAGGCGATCTCGGTCTTCGGGAGCGTCGAGATCCGCGTCCCGGAGAACGTCTCGTTGCGCGGCACGGGCGGCGGTGTGCTCGGCAACTTCGAGGTGAGCACGCTGGATTCGGGTGATCCCGACGCACCCGTGGTCTACGTGGACGGTCTGGCCATACTCGGCAACGTCGAGGCGAAACCCAAGCGGGGCAAGATGATCGAGAACATCCTCGACCACGTCTCCCGCAAGGTCGACAGGGGTTTGCGCAAACACCTGGGTCATTGA
- a CDS encoding fumarate hydratase — protein MGEMPEFAYTDLLPMGEDTTPYRLVTSEGVSTFEADGRTFLKVEPEALRKLASEAIHDIQHYLRPAHLAQLRRIIDDPEASNNDKFVALDLLKNANIAAAGVLPMCQDTGTAIVMGKRGQNVLTTGGDEAALSQGIYDAYLNLNLRYSQMAPLTMWEEKNTGSNLPAQIELYATDGGAYKFLFMAKGGGSANKSFLYQETKAVLNEASMMKFLEEKIRSLGTAACPPYHLAIVVGGTSAEYALKTAKYASAHYLDEIPAEGSPLGHGFRDKELEEKVFELTQRIGIGAQFGGKYFCHDVRVVRLPRHGASCPVAIAVSCSADRQAVAKITAEGVFLEQLETDPARFLPETTDEHLDEASDVVRIDLNQPMDDILAELSKYPVKTRLSLSGPLVVARDIAHAKIKERLDAGEEMPQYLKDHPVYYAGPAKTPEGYASGSFGPTTAGRMDSYVEQFQAAGGSKVMLAKGNRSAQVTDACDAHGGFYLGSIGGPAARLAQDCIKKVEVVEYEELGMEAVWKIEVEDFPAFIVVDDKGNDFFKDPAPAPTFTSIPVRGPGLGLV, from the coding sequence ATGGGCGAGATGCCTGAGTTCGCGTACACCGATCTGCTCCCCATGGGAGAGGACACCACCCCGTACCGGCTGGTGACCTCCGAGGGTGTCTCCACCTTCGAGGCCGACGGGCGGACGTTCCTCAAGGTCGAGCCGGAGGCGCTGCGCAAGCTCGCCTCGGAGGCCATCCACGACATCCAGCACTATCTGCGGCCGGCCCACCTGGCGCAGCTGCGGCGGATCATCGACGACCCCGAGGCGTCGAACAACGACAAGTTCGTGGCGCTGGACCTGCTGAAGAACGCCAACATCGCGGCGGCCGGCGTGCTCCCCATGTGCCAGGACACCGGTACGGCGATCGTCATGGGCAAGCGCGGGCAGAACGTCCTCACGACGGGTGGGGACGAGGCGGCCCTGTCCCAGGGCATCTACGACGCCTATCTGAACCTGAACCTGCGCTACTCGCAGATGGCTCCGCTCACCATGTGGGAGGAGAAGAACACCGGCTCCAACCTGCCGGCCCAGATAGAGCTGTACGCCACCGACGGCGGCGCCTACAAGTTCCTCTTCATGGCCAAGGGCGGCGGCTCGGCCAACAAGTCGTTCCTCTACCAGGAGACGAAGGCCGTCCTGAACGAGGCCTCCATGATGAAGTTCCTGGAGGAGAAGATCCGTTCGCTGGGTACGGCCGCCTGTCCGCCGTACCACCTGGCGATCGTGGTGGGCGGCACGAGCGCCGAGTACGCGCTAAAGACCGCCAAGTACGCCTCCGCGCACTACCTGGACGAGATTCCCGCCGAGGGTTCGCCGCTCGGTCACGGCTTCCGGGACAAGGAGCTGGAGGAGAAGGTCTTCGAGCTGACGCAGCGGATCGGGATCGGGGCGCAGTTCGGCGGCAAGTACTTCTGCCACGACGTGCGGGTGGTGCGGCTGCCGAGGCACGGTGCCTCGTGTCCCGTCGCCATCGCCGTGTCCTGCTCGGCCGACCGGCAGGCCGTCGCGAAGATCACGGCCGAGGGTGTCTTCCTTGAGCAGTTGGAGACCGACCCGGCGCGGTTCCTGCCGGAGACGACGGACGAGCATCTCGACGAGGCGTCGGACGTGGTCAGGATCGACCTCAACCAGCCGATGGACGACATCCTCGCCGAGCTGAGCAAGTACCCCGTGAAGACGCGGTTGTCGCTCTCCGGGCCGCTGGTCGTGGCGCGTGACATCGCGCACGCCAAGATCAAGGAGCGGCTGGACGCGGGTGAGGAGATGCCGCAGTACCTGAAGGACCACCCGGTGTACTACGCCGGGCCGGCGAAGACGCCCGAGGGGTACGCGTCGGGGTCGTTCGGGCCGACCACCGCCGGGCGCATGGACTCCTACGTCGAGCAGTTCCAGGCGGCGGGCGGGTCCAAGGTGATGCTGGCGAAGGGGAACCGGTCGGCGCAGGTCACCGACGCGTGTGACGCGCACGGTGGGTTCTATCTCGGGTCGATCGGGGGGCCTGCCGCGCGGCTGGCCCAGGACTGCATCAAGAAGGTCGAGGTCGTCGAGTACGAGGAACTCGGGATGGAGGCGGTGTGGAAGATCGAGGTGGAGGACTTCCCGGCGTTCATCGTGGTCGACGACAAGGGCAACGACTTCTTCAAGGATCCGGCGCCGGCGCCTACGTTCACGAGTATTCCGGTGCGGGGGCCGGGGCTGGGGTTGGTGTAG
- a CDS encoding class II fumarate hydratase, whose amino-acid sequence MTTPDQHPHQHPQEFRTEHDSMGEVRVPVHAKWRAQTQRAVENFPVSGQRIERAHIEALARIKGAAAKVNARLGVVDTDIADAIQEAADEVAGGRWDEHFPVDVFQTGSGTSSNMNANEVIASLASERLGRDVHPNDHVNASQSSNDVFPSSIHIAATAAVTRELIPALEHLADALTRKSEEFADVVKSGRTHLMDATPVTLGQEFGGYAAQVRYGVERLRASLPRLAELPLGGTAVGTGINTPPGFSAAVIEEVARTTGLPLTEARDHFEAQGARDGIVETSGQLRTVAVSLTKIANDLRWMASGPRTGLAEISLPDLQPGSSIMPGKVNPVIPEAVLMVSAQVIGNDLTVTTAGAAGNFELNVMLPVIAKNVLESVRLLANVSRLLADRTVDGIVAHRERAREYAESSPSVVTPLNKYIGYEEAAKVAKKSLAEKKTIRQVVLEGGYVERGDLSVEQLDSALDVLRMTRP is encoded by the coding sequence ATGACTACGCCCGACCAGCATCCGCATCAGCATCCGCAGGAGTTCCGGACCGAGCATGACTCCATGGGGGAGGTCCGTGTCCCCGTTCATGCCAAGTGGCGGGCCCAGACTCAGCGTGCCGTCGAGAACTTCCCTGTCTCCGGGCAACGTATCGAGCGTGCCCATATCGAGGCGCTCGCGCGGATCAAGGGTGCCGCCGCGAAGGTCAACGCGCGGCTCGGTGTGGTCGACACGGACATCGCCGACGCCATTCAGGAGGCCGCGGACGAGGTCGCCGGGGGCCGTTGGGACGAGCACTTTCCCGTCGACGTGTTCCAGACCGGCTCCGGTACCTCGTCCAACATGAACGCCAACGAGGTCATCGCGAGCCTCGCCAGTGAGCGGCTCGGCAGGGACGTACACCCCAATGACCACGTCAACGCCTCGCAGTCGTCCAACGACGTGTTCCCCTCCTCCATCCACATCGCCGCCACCGCCGCCGTCACCCGCGAGCTGATCCCCGCCCTCGAACACCTCGCCGACGCCCTCACGCGCAAGTCCGAGGAGTTCGCCGACGTCGTGAAGTCGGGGCGTACGCATCTCATGGATGCCACACCCGTGACACTCGGACAGGAGTTCGGCGGGTACGCGGCCCAGGTGCGGTACGGCGTGGAGCGGCTGCGCGCCTCGCTCCCCCGGCTCGCCGAACTGCCCCTCGGTGGCACGGCCGTCGGCACCGGGATCAACACGCCTCCCGGGTTCTCCGCCGCCGTGATCGAGGAAGTCGCCCGCACCACCGGGTTGCCCCTGACCGAGGCTCGCGATCACTTCGAGGCACAGGGGGCCCGGGACGGGATCGTCGAGACCAGTGGGCAGTTGCGGACCGTGGCTGTCTCGCTCACCAAGATCGCCAACGATCTGCGGTGGATGGCCTCCGGACCGCGCACCGGGCTCGCCGAGATCAGCCTGCCCGATCTCCAGCCGGGGTCGTCCATCATGCCCGGCAAGGTCAATCCCGTGATCCCCGAGGCCGTACTGATGGTCTCCGCGCAGGTCATCGGCAACGACCTCACCGTCACCACCGCCGGTGCCGCCGGGAACTTCGAGCTCAATGTCATGCTGCCCGTGATCGCGAAGAACGTTCTCGAGTCCGTACGGCTGCTCGCCAACGTCTCGCGGCTGCTCGCCGACCGGACCGTCGACGGGATCGTCGCCCACCGGGAACGGGCACGCGAGTACGCCGAGTCCTCGCCGTCCGTCGTCACGCCGCTCAACAAGTACATCGGGTACGAGGAAGCGGCCAAGGTGGCCAAGAAGTCGCTCGCCGAGAAGAAGACGATTCGCCAAGTCGTCCTGGAAGGTGGGTATGTGGAGCGTGGTGATCTCTCCGTCGAGCAGCTCGACAGCGCGCTGGATGTCCTGCGGATGACGCGCCCGTAA